The Streptomyces sp. NBC_00236 DNA window GAGGCACGCGTCCGGGCGAGACTACCCACGTGGGACGGGCAGACGACGGGAACAGGAGAGGCGGAGGAATGACGGCGTCCACGACCGATGCCCTGCTGAGCGACTTCCTGGCCGACCCGGCAAATTCCGCCCTCGACCTGGCCACGGCCGTGGACCGCTGCTCCGAGGCCCTCGGTCTGCAGCATTCAGTGGTCTATCTGACCGATGTGCAGCAGCGCGTCCTGGTCCCCCTGACGGGCCGTGGCCCCGACCTCGCCATTGACGGTTCGCTGGCGGGCTGGGCGTATCGCACCCAGTCGTTGCGGGTGGAAGAAGCGGACTCGGGCGGCCTGACAGCGTGGCTGCCCCTGGTGGACGGCGCGGAACGCCTGGGCGTCGTGGCGGTCCTGTCCGCAACGCTGGACGCCGCGCTGTTGCGCCGCGCCCGGGCCCTCGCCTCCCTCCTGGCCATGATGATCACCTCCAAGCGGTCCTACAAGGATTCGTTCGTCGCCCGGACCCGCACCGAACCCGTGGAGTTGCCCGCCGAGCTGCTCCGGGCGTTCCTGCCGCCCCGCACGATCGGTACGGCGCACGTCGTATCCACGGCAGTCCTGGAGCCGGCGTACGAGATCGCGGGGGACGGGTTCGACCACTCCCTCACGGCTACGACGCTGCACGCGTCGATCCTCGATTCGATGGGGCACGACCTGGCCTCCGGCCTCGCCACCTCGGTCACCCTGGCCGCCTGCCGCAATGCGCGTCGTACGGGAGCCGATCTGCCCCAGCTCGTCGAGAGTGTCGACGCGGCACTCACGCGGTGGCTTCCCGAACAGTTCTGTACGGGGATCCTGGCCCAACTCGACCTGGCCTCAGGCGAACTGCGCTGGAGCAACTGCGGCCACCCGGCACCGCTGCTCATCCGGAACCGCGCCCTTGTCCCGCACGCGATGGAGAGGGAGGCGGACCCGCCCATGGGTTTCCCCTTCTCCTTCGCGACCGGTCCGCGTCAGGTCCACCAGATCGCCCTGGAGCCCGGGGACCGTGTGCTGATGTACACCGACGGCGCCACCGAATCCCGGATGCGCAACGGAACGGAGTTCGGCCTGGAGCGATTCGTCGACTACGTCGTACGCGCCGCGGCGGCCGGAGAACTCGCACCGGAGACCTTGCGCCGGCTCATCCATTCCCTCCTGGAGTCGGAGAGCACCGGCCTCCGCGACGACGCGACGATCCCGATGTTCGAATGGAAGAGCCCGCAGTCGTGAGTGCCGGGCAGGACGCCCCACCGCACCTTCTCCCCTCGCGCCGGGCCGCGTGATTCCGGCAGCCGCCCCTCCCCGCCGACAGCTCCTGACGGTATGGACACACCGAGTTGACATCACTACGCTCACCCTTGGTCTAGACCGCAGACTCTCCGGACATCACCCCACATCTCCAGGAGCGACGTATGCGCAGAAAGATCACCTCCTTACTGGCCGGGCTCGGCCTGGCCGGTGTGGCACTGTTCGCCACATCCGGCAGCGCGCAGAGCCACGGCTACACCGACTCGCCGATCAGCCGCCAGCAACTCTGCGGGATCGGCACCGTCAAGCACTGCGGCCAGATCCAGTGGGAGCCGCCGAGCGTCGAGGGGCCCAAGGGATTCCCGACCCGCGGACCGGCCGACGGCCACATCTGCTCGGGCGGCATCGGCCGCTTCTCCGAGCTCGATGACCCGCGGGGCGGCGCCTGGCCCGCCACCCAGGTCTCCGCCGGGCAGAACTACACCTTCCGCTGGCGGATCGAAGCCCGGCACGCGACGACCGACTTCCGGTACTACATCACCCGGGACGGCTACGACCCGTCCCGGCCGCTCACCCGGGCCGACCTCGAACCGCAGCCCTTCCTCACGGTTCCCTTCGGCGGCAGACAGCCGGGCTCGACCG harbors:
- a CDS encoding PP2C family protein-serine/threonine phosphatase, with the translated sequence MTASTTDALLSDFLADPANSALDLATAVDRCSEALGLQHSVVYLTDVQQRVLVPLTGRGPDLAIDGSLAGWAYRTQSLRVEEADSGGLTAWLPLVDGAERLGVVAVLSATLDAALLRRARALASLLAMMITSKRSYKDSFVARTRTEPVELPAELLRAFLPPRTIGTAHVVSTAVLEPAYEIAGDGFDHSLTATTLHASILDSMGHDLASGLATSVTLAACRNARRTGADLPQLVESVDAALTRWLPEQFCTGILAQLDLASGELRWSNCGHPAPLLIRNRALVPHAMEREADPPMGFPFSFATGPRQVHQIALEPGDRVLMYTDGATESRMRNGTEFGLERFVDYVVRAAAAGELAPETLRRLIHSLLESESTGLRDDATIPMFEWKSPQS
- a CDS encoding lytic polysaccharide monooxygenase auxiliary activity family 9 protein, with protein sequence MRRKITSLLAGLGLAGVALFATSGSAQSHGYTDSPISRQQLCGIGTVKHCGQIQWEPPSVEGPKGFPTRGPADGHICSGGIGRFSELDDPRGGAWPATQVSAGQNYTFRWRIEARHATTDFRYYITRDGYDPSRPLTRADLEPQPFLTVPFGGRQPGSTVTHSGVLPQKSGKHLILGVWTISDTGNAFYACSDVNF